The proteins below come from a single Deltaproteobacteria bacterium genomic window:
- the acpP gene encoding acyl carrier protein encodes MAESVEARVKEIICEQLGVSEEEVIPGASFIEDLGADSLDLVELVMALEEEYEVEISDEEAEKIRTVQDVLNYIANRK; translated from the coding sequence ATGGCAGAGTCGGTCGAAGCCCGAGTAAAAGAAATTATTTGCGAGCAGCTTGGAGTGAGCGAAGAAGAGGTCATTCCAGGGGCGTCGTTCATTGAAGATCTCGGGGCCGATTCCCTAGATTTGGTTGAGTTGGTGATGGCATTGGAAGAGGAGTACGAAGTGGAAATCTCGGACGAAGAGGCGGAAAAAATCCGCACTGTCCAAGACGTGCTCAATTACATCGCCAATCGTAAATAA
- the fabG gene encoding 3-oxoacyl-[acyl-carrier-protein] reductase — MQGQVALVTGGSRGIGRAIAERLAHEGAFVLINYVQQQAAAEETCAAIVAEGGQAELCRFDLANGTEVTAAIQEAIGRHGKIDILVNNAGLSIDNLLMRFKEEDWDRVLDVNLKGAFLCTKAVVRSMLKHKSGRIINLTSVVAQTGNAGQAAYTAAKAGIIGFTKTMAKELASRSITVNAVAPGFIATDMTGSLPEQVKSGYLSLIPAGRWGTPAEVAEVVAFLTGPLAGYVTGQVINVNGGMYM, encoded by the coding sequence TTGCAAGGGCAAGTGGCGCTGGTGACTGGAGGATCGCGCGGTATCGGTCGCGCGATTGCCGAACGACTGGCACACGAGGGAGCCTTCGTCCTCATCAACTACGTGCAGCAGCAGGCGGCAGCCGAAGAAACGTGTGCTGCCATTGTCGCCGAAGGTGGGCAGGCGGAGCTGTGCCGGTTCGATCTTGCCAATGGCACGGAGGTGACAGCGGCGATCCAAGAGGCCATCGGTCGGCACGGGAAAATCGACATTCTCGTCAATAATGCAGGGTTGTCCATCGATAATTTGCTGATGCGTTTCAAAGAGGAAGACTGGGACCGCGTGCTCGACGTGAATCTCAAAGGGGCGTTTCTGTGCACGAAAGCGGTCGTGCGCTCCATGCTGAAACACAAGAGCGGTCGGATCATTAACCTGACGTCGGTGGTGGCGCAAACTGGTAACGCCGGACAAGCGGCGTATACGGCAGCGAAGGCTGGCATCATCGGTTTCACCAAGACGATGGCGAAAGAGTTGGCCTCGCGCTCGATTACCGTGAACGCCGTAGCGCCTGGGTTTATCGCGACCGATATGACCGGGTCCTTGCCAGAACAGGTGAAATCAGGATATCTGAGCCTTATTCCGGCTGGCCGCTGGGGGACTCCGGCGGAAGTAGCCGAGGTCGTCGCGTTTCTTACCGGCCCGTTGGCTGGATACGTCACCGGACAGGTCATCAATGTCAACGGCGGCATGTACATGTAG
- the fabD gene encoding ACP S-malonyltransferase — translation MSRTLALLFPGQGSQAAGMGSALAKQFPAAAQVFAEADEALGFKLSTLCFEGPDDALKLTANAQPAIVATSIAALRVLEQEAGVTPGYVAGHSLGEYSALVAAGALTLADAVRIVRERGRLMQDAVPVGVGSMAALFNLSADEVALVCAEAAQGQVVSPANLNGGGQVVIAGHTEAVRRAIAVAKSHGAKRAVELAVSAPFHCALMAPVAAGLAQVLMPIPVSAPRIGVIANVTAEVNQNPGVIKDLLVRQVTAPVRWEESMLQLPALQCGAALEVGPGKVLAGLLKRIVADLSCVSFGDPAGLAEAKGVAA, via the coding sequence ATGAGTCGTACTCTCGCGTTGCTCTTCCCTGGGCAAGGCTCGCAAGCCGCCGGCATGGGCAGCGCATTGGCCAAACAATTCCCTGCGGCTGCCCAGGTGTTTGCCGAAGCCGATGAGGCATTGGGTTTCAAGCTTTCGACCCTGTGCTTCGAGGGACCGGACGACGCATTGAAGCTGACGGCCAATGCCCAGCCGGCCATCGTAGCGACCAGTATTGCGGCGCTGCGGGTATTGGAGCAGGAAGCCGGCGTGACCCCAGGTTACGTGGCTGGTCATAGCTTGGGTGAATACTCGGCCTTAGTGGCGGCTGGCGCATTGACCCTTGCCGACGCTGTGCGGATCGTGCGCGAACGTGGTCGCTTGATGCAGGACGCCGTGCCGGTGGGCGTGGGTTCGATGGCCGCGCTCTTCAATTTATCGGCGGATGAGGTTGCTCTGGTCTGTGCCGAAGCCGCCCAAGGACAGGTCGTGTCTCCGGCAAACCTGAATGGTGGCGGACAGGTGGTGATCGCGGGTCATACTGAAGCAGTGCGCCGGGCCATTGCCGTGGCGAAAAGTCACGGCGCGAAGCGTGCCGTCGAATTGGCAGTCAGCGCCCCTTTCCATTGCGCGCTGATGGCGCCTGTGGCCGCGGGACTCGCTCAGGTTCTGATGCCTATTCCGGTATCGGCTCCGCGTATCGGTGTGATTGCGAACGTCACGGCTGAGGTGAACCAGAACCCTGGCGTGATTAAAGATTTGCTCGTCCGGCAAGTGACGGCTCCGGTGCGCTGGGAAGAGAGCATGCTGCAATTACCGGCGTTACAGTGCGGAGCCGCGCTCGAAGTGGGGCCAGGGAAAGTGCTTGCCGGTCTGTTGAAACGGATCGTGGCGGACCTGTCGTGCGTCTCGTTTGGCGACCCGGCTGGGCTAGCCGAGGCGAAGGGGGTCGCGGCGTGA
- the plsX gene encoding phosphate acyltransferase PlsX, with the protein MYIAVDAMGGDHAPQAVVEGAFLAAHEYGIAVLLVGDRGQILHELIRVGGKESALVAIRHATEIIEMGESPVAALRRKPDSSLQVAFRAVKAGEAGAVVSAGNTGAMLALAVTTLGNLSGVDRPAVVTALPAAHGYTYLLDAGANIDCKPLHLVQFAIMGEIYARVAREVPSPRVGILSNGEEDSKGTDVTRAAHAMLKKLPMHYVGYVEGRDLNNGTVDVVVTDGFTGNVALKTMEGFASFLTGQLRTLFTARWRHKLAYLLIRHAFADLRAMLDPSEVGGAPLLGTDGLAIIAHGTSSPKAIKNAIRVADQSIRGGVNRHIVESLHALPEATLAPAGVRGGRRFWAQIKERFRHSRDTHENPPSAAEPPVEEEKPS; encoded by the coding sequence ATGTACATTGCCGTTGACGCCATGGGGGGGGATCATGCCCCTCAGGCCGTGGTTGAAGGGGCATTCCTCGCCGCTCACGAGTACGGAATCGCTGTCCTTTTAGTCGGGGATCGCGGGCAAATCCTGCATGAGCTGATACGCGTGGGCGGGAAGGAATCCGCCCTAGTGGCGATTCGTCATGCCACCGAAATCATCGAAATGGGAGAGTCGCCGGTTGCGGCTCTGCGGCGCAAGCCCGACTCGTCGTTGCAAGTCGCGTTTCGGGCGGTGAAAGCCGGGGAAGCCGGCGCGGTGGTCAGCGCCGGCAACACCGGGGCGATGCTGGCGCTGGCGGTAACGACTCTTGGGAACCTTTCCGGTGTCGATCGTCCAGCGGTCGTGACCGCTCTCCCGGCTGCGCATGGCTACACGTATTTGCTGGATGCCGGCGCGAATATCGACTGCAAACCACTCCATCTCGTGCAGTTCGCGATTATGGGAGAAATTTATGCCCGGGTGGCCCGGGAGGTGCCGTCGCCTCGAGTGGGCATATTAAGCAACGGCGAGGAAGATTCCAAAGGGACGGATGTGACGCGGGCGGCGCACGCAATGCTCAAAAAACTTCCGATGCATTACGTTGGCTACGTCGAGGGACGCGACTTGAACAACGGAACAGTCGATGTGGTGGTGACCGATGGATTCACCGGCAACGTCGCGCTCAAAACCATGGAAGGGTTTGCGAGCTTTCTGACCGGCCAGCTCCGTACGCTGTTTACCGCTCGGTGGCGACACAAACTCGCGTATCTCTTGATCCGTCATGCCTTTGCCGATCTGCGGGCGATGCTCGACCCATCCGAAGTCGGCGGCGCGCCATTACTCGGCACCGATGGACTTGCCATCATTGCCCACGGAACCTCGTCCCCGAAAGCCATCAAGAACGCCATTCGGGTAGCCGACCAGTCCATTCGTGGCGGTGTCAATCGACACATTGTTGAGAGCCTCCACGCGCTTCCTGAAGCGACGCTGGCACCGGCAGGAGTGCGAGGTGGGCGGAGATTCTGGGCGCAGATTAAGGAGCGGTTCCGTCATTCTCGGGATACGCATGAGAATCCGCCGTCGGCGGCAGAACCGCCTGTAGAAGAGGAGAAGCCGTCATGA
- the rpmF gene encoding 50S ribosomal protein L32 has protein sequence MGLPKRKTSQSKRNKRRAHDALRAPQWSTCSQCGDPVLPHRICTSCGYYRGRQVIEVDDEE, from the coding sequence ATGGGACTTCCGAAACGAAAAACATCGCAATCGAAACGCAATAAGCGGCGCGCTCACGACGCCTTACGTGCGCCGCAGTGGTCCACCTGCTCGCAATGCGGGGACCCCGTGCTCCCGCATCGGATCTGCACTTCGTGCGGATATTATCGCGGTAGACAAGTGATCGAAGTCGACGACGAGGAATAG
- a CDS encoding DUF177 domain-containing protein, producing the protein MRIATEDIKPVPTEIHFVENVQEINRLLGQEGEADYRAIAPLQVDVTHVRSGDDLLFSGEVQGELVGQCGRCLEEYALSLTRSFSVVLTPRPPLGREMELSYDELSASFYHGEMIDVSALIQEQTQLALPSTPLCRVDCKGLCPQCGANRNVNPCACRPEWREPRLAILSSLQLSRSRAEK; encoded by the coding sequence ATGCGGATCGCAACTGAAGACATCAAACCAGTTCCGACTGAGATCCACTTCGTCGAGAACGTACAGGAGATCAACCGACTCCTCGGGCAAGAAGGCGAGGCGGATTACCGCGCCATTGCTCCGCTCCAGGTCGATGTGACTCACGTGCGTTCTGGGGACGATCTCCTGTTCAGTGGCGAGGTACAGGGAGAGCTGGTCGGTCAGTGTGGCCGCTGCCTTGAAGAATATGCGCTCTCTTTGACCCGTAGTTTCTCTGTCGTGCTGACGCCGCGACCGCCGTTAGGGCGCGAGATGGAACTTAGCTACGACGAGTTATCCGCGAGTTTCTATCACGGAGAGATGATCGACGTGTCGGCGCTGATACAGGAACAAACGCAGCTTGCGCTACCGAGCACCCCGCTCTGTCGGGTCGATTGCAAAGGACTCTGTCCTCAGTGCGGAGCGAATCGCAATGTGAACCCCTGCGCGTGTCGGCCCGAGTGGCGCGAGCCTCGTCTCGCCATTCTTTCCTCCCTCCAGCTCTCTCGGTCGAGGGCGGAGAAATAA
- the infA gene encoding translation initiation factor IF-1, with product MAKEGIEVTGTVLATLPNAMFRVQLENKMTVLAHASGKMRKFYIKILPGDTVTVELSPYDLTRGRITFRHR from the coding sequence ATGGCAAAAGAAGGCATTGAAGTCACAGGAACGGTTCTGGCAACACTTCCCAACGCGATGTTTCGCGTCCAACTCGAAAACAAAATGACCGTGCTTGCGCACGCCTCCGGAAAAATGCGCAAGTTCTATATCAAGATCCTCCCAGGCGACACTGTCACGGTCGAGTTGTCGCCGTACGATCTGACCCGCGGACGGATCACGTTTCGTCATCGTTGA
- a CDS encoding sulfite exporter TauE/SafE family protein yields the protein MLLLGLLISVGIGVSLGLIGGGGSVIAVPVLVYVLGVDPHQAIGMSLAVVGMASFIGMLAYARKGTVDGKTGVVFGGAGVLGASVGSQLTYLVASSTLMLLFAGVMIVIAGVMLVRKPQMEQERERSPVRLVNAIGIGMAVGALTGFLGVGGGFLIVPALLFFGGLDMKEAVGTSLLVIAINCTAGLLGHWHHGGFDVLLTFLVTAVAVTGALFGARLADKVSLSRLRASFAVVVFGVAVFLLVKNSLV from the coding sequence ATGTTACTGCTTGGGTTATTGATCAGCGTTGGAATCGGCGTGTCGCTCGGGTTGATCGGTGGCGGCGGGTCGGTAATCGCCGTGCCGGTGCTGGTATATGTGCTTGGAGTGGACCCGCATCAGGCCATCGGCATGTCGCTGGCCGTGGTGGGTATGGCCAGCTTTATCGGTATGCTCGCGTATGCGCGGAAAGGAACGGTGGATGGGAAGACTGGAGTCGTGTTCGGCGGCGCGGGCGTGCTTGGCGCTTCTGTAGGGTCGCAACTCACCTATCTCGTCGCTTCCTCCACGCTCATGCTGCTGTTCGCCGGAGTGATGATCGTCATTGCCGGCGTCATGCTGGTGCGTAAACCTCAGATGGAGCAAGAACGGGAACGTTCTCCAGTACGACTCGTGAATGCGATCGGCATCGGCATGGCGGTGGGAGCGTTGACCGGATTTCTGGGTGTGGGCGGTGGGTTTCTCATCGTCCCTGCGCTCTTGTTTTTTGGCGGACTCGACATGAAAGAGGCGGTAGGCACGTCTCTGCTCGTGATTGCGATCAATTGCACGGCTGGTTTACTTGGGCATTGGCATCACGGCGGATTCGATGTGCTTCTCACGTTCCTGGTGACCGCGGTTGCAGTAACTGGAGCGCTTTTCGGCGCTCGTTTGGCCGACAAAGTTTCTCTGTCGCGTCTGCGCGCCAGCTTCGCTGTCGTGGTGTTTGGCGTTGCCGTTTTTCTTCTGGTGAAAAATTCCCTGGTCTAG
- a CDS encoding sigma-54-dependent Fis family transcriptional regulator gives MPPMKSNVLQRPTDLALRDFHGLYTRAPEMVPLFRLVERVARTDCTVLVRGETGSGKELVARAIHALSPRRLKPFHAINCATISSTLLESELFGHMRGAFTGAVSDHQGLFQQANGGTIFLDEVADMPLEIQARLLRVLEDKTFVPVGGTKSVTADVRLISATHKALRREVAQGRFREDLRYRIRVVPLFLPPLRQRTGDIEALVWHFIGQFNEQGLRRVEAVHQRALDALLQYPWPGNIRELRNIIEHAFVVGEDTVLDVQDLTPELRGEPPPGEGPAAEPSLRQLERDRLVAALGAHNGRKAAAAAALGMSRSTLWRKLYEHRLQ, from the coding sequence ATGCCGCCCATGAAGAGCAACGTTTTGCAACGTCCAACGGATTTAGCGCTCCGCGATTTTCATGGACTGTATACCCGTGCTCCAGAGATGGTGCCTTTGTTTCGTCTTGTCGAACGAGTAGCACGCACGGACTGCACGGTCCTCGTGCGCGGAGAAACCGGCAGTGGCAAAGAACTCGTGGCCCGTGCGATTCATGCCTTGAGTCCGCGTCGACTCAAGCCTTTTCATGCCATCAATTGCGCAACGATCTCATCGACCTTGTTGGAGTCGGAATTGTTCGGACACATGCGAGGGGCCTTTACCGGAGCCGTCAGCGATCATCAGGGCTTGTTCCAGCAAGCCAACGGCGGGACGATCTTTCTTGACGAGGTGGCAGACATGCCGCTCGAAATCCAAGCGCGCTTGCTGCGGGTGCTGGAAGACAAAACCTTCGTTCCGGTGGGTGGAACGAAATCAGTGACAGCGGATGTCCGCCTCATCTCAGCCACCCACAAAGCCCTGCGGCGGGAAGTCGCGCAGGGCCGGTTTCGTGAGGACTTGCGCTATCGGATTCGCGTGGTGCCGCTGTTTCTGCCGCCGCTTCGTCAGCGCACCGGCGACATCGAGGCGCTGGTCTGGCACTTCATCGGCCAGTTCAACGAGCAAGGATTGCGACGAGTCGAAGCCGTGCATCAACGCGCGCTGGACGCGCTGTTACAGTACCCATGGCCGGGCAACATCCGCGAACTGCGCAATATCATCGAGCATGCCTTCGTGGTGGGAGAAGACACTGTGCTCGATGTACAGGACCTCACGCCCGAGCTTCGGGGCGAGCCCCCTCCCGGCGAGGGTCCCGCCGCCGAACCGTCCTTGCGGCAATTGGAGCGTGACCGTCTCGTGGCGGCATTAGGCGCTCATAACGGACGCAAAGCCGCCGCTGCTGCCGCGCTTGGGATGAGCCGTTCCACCTTGTGGCGCAAGCTGTACGAGCATCGGTTGCAGTAG